A section of the Triticum dicoccoides isolate Atlit2015 ecotype Zavitan chromosome 7A, WEW_v2.0, whole genome shotgun sequence genome encodes:
- the LOC119327542 gene encoding protein GLUTAMINE DUMPER 1-like, giving the protein MRPGAEFFAVSHLAGAPTVAPAHGLINGTVAPHSPWQSPVPYLFGGLAAMLGLIAFALLILACSYWKLSGYLDGDRDGQATGDADGEKASASGAARPAMDFLEHVVVIMAGDERPTFLAKPAASRAAEVELATAAAAASALAGGEGQEKKADEQGSEASSHLGADSASPSRDHHDATSRSHVHDPDAASQSLDHHHHDQDAASQSSSTTALQESSQ; this is encoded by the coding sequence ATGAGGCCCGGAGCCGAGTTCTTCGCCGTGAGCCACCTGGCGGGGGCGCCGACGGTGGCGCCGGCGCACGGGCTGATCAACGGGACGGTGGCGCCACACTCGCCGTGGCAGTCGCCGGTGCCGTACCTCTTCGGCGGGCTGGCGGCCATGCTGGGGCTCATCGCCTTCGCGCTGCTCATCCTCGCCTGCTCCTACTGGAAGCTCTCCGGGTACCTCGACGGCGACCGGGACGGCCAGGCGACGGGGGACGCCGACGGGGAGAAggcctcggcgtcgggcgcggccagGCCGGCCATGGATTTCCTGGAGCACGTGGTGGTCATCATGGCCGGCGACGAGCGGCCCACGTTCCTCGCCAAGCCAGCCGCCAGCCGGGCTGCCGAGGTGGAGCTCGCAACCGCGGCCGCGGCAGCGAGCGCGCTCGCGGGCGGcgaggggcaagagaagaaggcggACGAGCAGGGCAGCGAGGCGAGCTCGCATCTCGGCGCTGACTCGGCGAGCCCGAGCCGTGATCACCACGACGCGACGAGCCGGAGCCACGTCCATGACCCAGACGCGGCGAGCCAGAGCCTCGACCACCACCACCATGACCAAGACGCggcgagccagagcagcagcacgacggccctGCAAGAAAGCTCGCAATAA